A genomic segment from Drosophila miranda strain MSH22 chromosome 3, D.miranda_PacBio2.1, whole genome shotgun sequence encodes:
- the LOC117188098 gene encoding histone-lysine N-methyltransferase, H3 lysine-79 specific-like isoform X1, with translation MDDMLDILEPLSRMQLKLEEIRKAHFKELEELFYGVKTKDAKAADNAPAQSETSAVTPQQTQKRPKRLTALTDNTDDSQGELCCGLKETKTHLALSPDAPDVTAESSGRQSARLSNSQLLAIAEVENLNSIASLMPPLPAPTLADTTMSSGRPQRAAKLKTGKLLKEPSLIRKMRRPSEMDSIRVKVESEQRVSQVNGRTHNIAPDPKPSVVEETQPQEPPPTLPIEPIKKPAEVFASKNVCVKVKREKFTGEMPPPLPATDTTSTILETDATRSDETAFSNTTTASEMSKKGRKKKKDGACHRPIKVERFSEIDKNSPVSSRTRKNSTESRNQERSIYKDALEGPPFEEQQQQASAGAAINETNTLSNATMVLGPAPTDESPNIAPADATFEVITSKKGPPKPGSEPRRDSLLTEDESLDDRVPVAKFLSNVKTMKLPGRTHELFNPLLQSPVKMRVEAFENAAIAQSNLRSQRAKDTGTNTSNTPKIGKLQPPTVGRFYTPTQTSSLLPVSSAQPKKGPMSASKATTLLKTATGTNLKSTSSASTKSLLRENSGEDFRKGLHSLAEERKKLREQKHQQAAQQREAKERERTERIAKQTAERAKKQEERKKLEERKRLEVEKLNRKMRQHEEAEALRKAKIRELENQKLAQLTGAKKKILPPPPKTKYTWDMLHEDDSTDDEGKVTHKRPPAPTWSRSHVRGEAIAMQSHCPTDVIDSFFSVAPTTPDLKLIFPNIDPSQLKRNSSVLWSTPPRYSELPKY, from the exons ATGGATGATATGTTGGATATATTGGAGCCGCTGTCGCGGATGCAGCTGAAACTGGAGGAAATCCGGAAG GCTCACTTTAAAGAGCTGGAAGAACTATTCTACGGCGTCAAGACCAAAGATGCCAAGGCTGCGGACAATGCCCCGGCGCAGAGCGAAACCTCCGCGGTGACACCACAGCAGACCCAGAAGCGTCCCAAACGGCTGACCGCTCTGACTGACAACACAGATGATTCCCAAGGTGAGTTGTGCTGTGGGCTAAAAGAGACCAAGACTCACCTTGCACTCTCCCCAGATGCCCCCGATGTCACGGCAGAGTCCTCGGGCCGCCAAAGTGCGCGGTTGAGCAACTCCCAGCTTTTGGCCATTGCCGAGGTGGAGAACCTGAACAGCATAGCCTCGTTAATGCCGCCGCTACCGGCACCGACTCTAGCCGACACCACCATGAGCTCGGGCCGGCCGCAGCGGGCTGCCAAATTGAAAACGGGAAAGCTGCTCAAGGAGCCCTCTCTCATCCGAAAGATGCGTCGCCCCAGCGAAATGGATTCGATCCGGGTGAAGGTGGAGAGCGAACAGCGCGTCTCGCAGGTCAACGGCAGGACGCACAACATAGCACCGGATCCCAAACCGTCAGTTGTGGAGGAGACACAGCCACAGGAGCCACCACCAACACTACCAATAGAGCCCATCAAGAAGCCAGCCGAAGTCTTCGCCTCCAAGAATGTGTGCGTCAAAGTCAAGCGGGAGAAGTTTACCGGCGAGATGCCGCCGCCCCTACCGGCCACAGATAccacatccacaattttggagACGGATGCTACCAGGTCGGATGAGACTGCATTCAGCAATACTACAACGGCATCCGAGATGTCCAAGAAGGGgcgaaagaagaagaaggatGGCGCCTGCCATCGGCCCATCAAGGTGGAGCGATTTAGTGAAATTGATAAAAACTCGCCCGTCTCCTCGCGGACACGCAAAAACAGCACCGAGTCGCGCAACCAGGAGCGCTCCATCTACAAAGACGCCCTCGAGGGGCCGCCCTTCGaagaacaacagcagcaggctTCTGCTGGCGCCGCCATTAATGAAACGAACACCTTGTCCAACGCCACAATGGTGCTGGGTCCGGCTCCCACCGATGAAAGCCCCAACATTGCACCGGCCGACGCCACCTTCGAAGTTATTACTAGCAAGAAGGGGCCACCAAAGCCAGGGTCAGAGCCAAGGCGGGACAGTCTCCTGACAGAGGATGAGTCGCTGGACGACAGGGTACCAGTGGCGAAATTTCTCTCGAATGTGAAGACCATGAAGCTGCCCGGCCGCACCCATGAGCTGTTTAA TCCGCTCTTGCAGAGTCCAGTGAAGATGCGCGTGGAGGCCTTCGAAAATGCGGCCATTGCCCAGAGCAACTTACGCTCCCAGCGAGCCAAGGATACG GGCACGAACACGAGCAACACGCCCAAGATTGGCAAGTTGCAGCCACCGACTGTGGGGCGCTTTTATACGCCCACTCAGACCTCAAGTCTATTGCCCGTGAGCTCGGCCCAGCCCAAGAAGGGCCCCATGAGTGCCTCGAAGGCAACGACGCTGCTGAAGACTGCCACCGGGACCAACCTGAAGTCCACCAGTTCTGCATCCACCAAGAGCCTGTTACGCGAGAACAGCGGCGAAGACTTCCGCAAGGGTCTGCACAGCCTGGCCGAGGAGCGCAAGAAGCTGCGTGAGCAGAAGCATCAGCAAGCCGCCCAGCAGCGAGAGGCAAAGGAGCGGGAGCGAACCGAACGCATTGCCAAGCAGACCGCGGAACGCGCCAAGAAACAGGAGGAACGAAAGAAGCTGGAGGAGCGCAAGCGGCTGGAGGTTGAGAAGCTGAATCGTAAGATGCGCCAGCACGAGGAGGCCGAGGCCCTCAGGAAAGCCAAGATCCGGGAGCTGGAGAATCAGAAGCTGGCACAGTTGACCGGGGCCAAGAAGAAGATTCTGCCACCGCCGCCGAAGACAAAATACACATGGGACATGCTGCACGAGGATGACTCCACCGATGACGAGGGCAAGGTCACCCACAAGCGTCCGCCAGCACCCACCTGGAGTCGCA GCCATGTACGCGGCGAAGCGATTGCCATGCAGAGCCACTGTCCCACCGATGTCATCGACAGCTTCTTCTCGGTGGCCCCCACCACTCCGGACCTGAAACTGATTTTCCCCAACATCGATCCCAGCCAGCTGAAGCGCAACTCCAGCGTGCTCTGGTCCACGCCCCCACGCTACTCGGAGCTCCCAAAATACTAG
- the LOC117188098 gene encoding histone-lysine N-methyltransferase, H3 lysine-79 specific-like isoform X2, translated as MDDMLDILEPLSRMQLKLEEIRKAHFKELEELFYGVKTKDAKAADNAPAQSETSAVTPQQTQKRPKRLTALTDNTDDSQDAPDVTAESSGRQSARLSNSQLLAIAEVENLNSIASLMPPLPAPTLADTTMSSGRPQRAAKLKTGKLLKEPSLIRKMRRPSEMDSIRVKVESEQRVSQVNGRTHNIAPDPKPSVVEETQPQEPPPTLPIEPIKKPAEVFASKNVCVKVKREKFTGEMPPPLPATDTTSTILETDATRSDETAFSNTTTASEMSKKGRKKKKDGACHRPIKVERFSEIDKNSPVSSRTRKNSTESRNQERSIYKDALEGPPFEEQQQQASAGAAINETNTLSNATMVLGPAPTDESPNIAPADATFEVITSKKGPPKPGSEPRRDSLLTEDESLDDRVPVAKFLSNVKTMKLPGRTHELFNPLLQSPVKMRVEAFENAAIAQSNLRSQRAKDTGTNTSNTPKIGKLQPPTVGRFYTPTQTSSLLPVSSAQPKKGPMSASKATTLLKTATGTNLKSTSSASTKSLLRENSGEDFRKGLHSLAEERKKLREQKHQQAAQQREAKERERTERIAKQTAERAKKQEERKKLEERKRLEVEKLNRKMRQHEEAEALRKAKIRELENQKLAQLTGAKKKILPPPPKTKYTWDMLHEDDSTDDEGKVTHKRPPAPTWSRSHVRGEAIAMQSHCPTDVIDSFFSVAPTTPDLKLIFPNIDPSQLKRNSSVLWSTPPRYSELPKY; from the exons ATGGATGATATGTTGGATATATTGGAGCCGCTGTCGCGGATGCAGCTGAAACTGGAGGAAATCCGGAAG GCTCACTTTAAAGAGCTGGAAGAACTATTCTACGGCGTCAAGACCAAAGATGCCAAGGCTGCGGACAATGCCCCGGCGCAGAGCGAAACCTCCGCGGTGACACCACAGCAGACCCAGAAGCGTCCCAAACGGCTGACCGCTCTGACTGACAACACAGATGATTCCCAAG ATGCCCCCGATGTCACGGCAGAGTCCTCGGGCCGCCAAAGTGCGCGGTTGAGCAACTCCCAGCTTTTGGCCATTGCCGAGGTGGAGAACCTGAACAGCATAGCCTCGTTAATGCCGCCGCTACCGGCACCGACTCTAGCCGACACCACCATGAGCTCGGGCCGGCCGCAGCGGGCTGCCAAATTGAAAACGGGAAAGCTGCTCAAGGAGCCCTCTCTCATCCGAAAGATGCGTCGCCCCAGCGAAATGGATTCGATCCGGGTGAAGGTGGAGAGCGAACAGCGCGTCTCGCAGGTCAACGGCAGGACGCACAACATAGCACCGGATCCCAAACCGTCAGTTGTGGAGGAGACACAGCCACAGGAGCCACCACCAACACTACCAATAGAGCCCATCAAGAAGCCAGCCGAAGTCTTCGCCTCCAAGAATGTGTGCGTCAAAGTCAAGCGGGAGAAGTTTACCGGCGAGATGCCGCCGCCCCTACCGGCCACAGATAccacatccacaattttggagACGGATGCTACCAGGTCGGATGAGACTGCATTCAGCAATACTACAACGGCATCCGAGATGTCCAAGAAGGGgcgaaagaagaagaaggatGGCGCCTGCCATCGGCCCATCAAGGTGGAGCGATTTAGTGAAATTGATAAAAACTCGCCCGTCTCCTCGCGGACACGCAAAAACAGCACCGAGTCGCGCAACCAGGAGCGCTCCATCTACAAAGACGCCCTCGAGGGGCCGCCCTTCGaagaacaacagcagcaggctTCTGCTGGCGCCGCCATTAATGAAACGAACACCTTGTCCAACGCCACAATGGTGCTGGGTCCGGCTCCCACCGATGAAAGCCCCAACATTGCACCGGCCGACGCCACCTTCGAAGTTATTACTAGCAAGAAGGGGCCACCAAAGCCAGGGTCAGAGCCAAGGCGGGACAGTCTCCTGACAGAGGATGAGTCGCTGGACGACAGGGTACCAGTGGCGAAATTTCTCTCGAATGTGAAGACCATGAAGCTGCCCGGCCGCACCCATGAGCTGTTTAA TCCGCTCTTGCAGAGTCCAGTGAAGATGCGCGTGGAGGCCTTCGAAAATGCGGCCATTGCCCAGAGCAACTTACGCTCCCAGCGAGCCAAGGATACG GGCACGAACACGAGCAACACGCCCAAGATTGGCAAGTTGCAGCCACCGACTGTGGGGCGCTTTTATACGCCCACTCAGACCTCAAGTCTATTGCCCGTGAGCTCGGCCCAGCCCAAGAAGGGCCCCATGAGTGCCTCGAAGGCAACGACGCTGCTGAAGACTGCCACCGGGACCAACCTGAAGTCCACCAGTTCTGCATCCACCAAGAGCCTGTTACGCGAGAACAGCGGCGAAGACTTCCGCAAGGGTCTGCACAGCCTGGCCGAGGAGCGCAAGAAGCTGCGTGAGCAGAAGCATCAGCAAGCCGCCCAGCAGCGAGAGGCAAAGGAGCGGGAGCGAACCGAACGCATTGCCAAGCAGACCGCGGAACGCGCCAAGAAACAGGAGGAACGAAAGAAGCTGGAGGAGCGCAAGCGGCTGGAGGTTGAGAAGCTGAATCGTAAGATGCGCCAGCACGAGGAGGCCGAGGCCCTCAGGAAAGCCAAGATCCGGGAGCTGGAGAATCAGAAGCTGGCACAGTTGACCGGGGCCAAGAAGAAGATTCTGCCACCGCCGCCGAAGACAAAATACACATGGGACATGCTGCACGAGGATGACTCCACCGATGACGAGGGCAAGGTCACCCACAAGCGTCCGCCAGCACCCACCTGGAGTCGCA GCCATGTACGCGGCGAAGCGATTGCCATGCAGAGCCACTGTCCCACCGATGTCATCGACAGCTTCTTCTCGGTGGCCCCCACCACTCCGGACCTGAAACTGATTTTCCCCAACATCGATCCCAGCCAGCTGAAGCGCAACTCCAGCGTGCTCTGGTCCACGCCCCCACGCTACTCGGAGCTCCCAAAATACTAG